The Streptococcus pluranimalium genome contains a region encoding:
- the murC gene encoding UDP-N-acetylmuramate--L-alanine ligase produces the protein MSKTYHFIGIKGSGMSALALMLHQMGHKVQGSDVEKYYFTQRGLEQAGIPILAFSEENITADVELIAGNAFRQDNNVEVAKAIELGYSFKRYHEFLGEFMGQFTSLGVAGAHGKTSTTGLLAHVMKNITDTSFLIGDGTGRGSASSQYFVFESDEYERHFMPYHPAYSIITNIDFDHPDYFTGIDDVFDAFDAYAKQVKKALFIFGEDEYLRRITSPAKIYYYGFEESNDFYATDITRTVNGSDFTVMHKGEAIGRFHVPAFGRHNILNATAVIANLFVEGFDMVLVAEHLKTFSGVKRRFTEKKISDTIVIDDFAHHPTEIIATLDAARQKYPSKEIVAIFQPHTFTRTIALLDEFAAALNEADAVYLAQIYGSAREVDNGDVKVEDLADRIKKPAKVVTVENVSPLLDHNNAVYVFMGAGDIQLYERSFEELLANLTKNNQ, from the coding sequence ATGTCAAAAACCTATCATTTTATCGGAATTAAAGGCTCTGGGATGAGTGCCTTGGCACTGATGTTGCATCAAATGGGTCACAAGGTTCAAGGATCCGATGTTGAAAAATATTACTTCACACAGCGTGGATTAGAACAAGCTGGTATCCCAATCCTTGCTTTTTCTGAAGAAAATATTACAGCAGATGTTGAATTAATCGCTGGTAATGCCTTTCGTCAAGACAACAATGTCGAAGTGGCTAAGGCTATTGAGTTGGGCTATTCCTTTAAACGTTACCATGAGTTTCTGGGCGAATTCATGGGACAATTTACCAGCCTTGGTGTAGCCGGTGCTCATGGAAAAACATCTACAACGGGTCTCTTGGCTCATGTCATGAAAAACATCACAGATACATCATTCTTGATCGGTGATGGTACAGGCCGTGGTTCTGCGTCCAGTCAATACTTTGTCTTTGAATCTGATGAATATGAGCGTCACTTTATGCCGTATCATCCAGCCTACTCTATCATTACCAATATCGATTTTGATCATCCAGATTATTTTACAGGTATTGATGATGTTTTTGATGCCTTTGATGCTTATGCAAAGCAAGTCAAAAAAGCTCTATTTATCTTTGGTGAAGATGAGTATCTCCGTCGTATTACTTCACCAGCAAAAATTTACTATTATGGTTTCGAAGAATCAAACGACTTTTATGCGACAGATATCACTCGTACAGTAAATGGTTCTGACTTTACTGTTATGCATAAAGGAGAAGCAATTGGTCGCTTCCATGTACCAGCATTTGGGCGTCATAATATCCTAAATGCCACAGCTGTTATTGCTAATCTTTTTGTTGAAGGTTTTGATATGGTACTTGTTGCAGAACACCTAAAAACCTTTTCTGGAGTAAAACGTCGTTTTACAGAGAAAAAAATCAGTGATACGATTGTGATTGATGATTTTGCTCACCATCCAACAGAGATTATCGCTACTCTGGATGCAGCGCGTCAAAAATACCCTTCAAAAGAAATTGTGGCTATCTTCCAACCTCATACTTTTACACGTACCATCGCCTTGTTAGATGAATTTGCAGCTGCTTTGAATGAAGCTGATGCTGTTTATTTAGCACAAATTTATGGTTCAGCTCGCGAAGTTGATAATGGAGATGTTAAAGTAGAAGACTTAGCAGATCGCATTAAAAAACCAGCTAAAGTAGTCACCGTTGAAAATGTATCACCACTTCTTGACCATAACAATGCTGTCTATGTTTTCATGGGAGCAGGTGACATCCAACTGTATGAGCGTTCTTTTGAAGAGCTTTTAGCAAATTTGACCAAAAATAATCAGTAG